The sequence agagtacaccacgtgaaatgcagggctggatgaatcaaaagctgcaatcaagattgctgggagaaatataaacaatctcagatatgcagatgataccactctaacggcagaaagggaagaggaactaaagagtctcttgatgaaggtgaaagaagagagtgaaaaaaaactgccttaaaactcaacattcaaaaaactaagatcacggcatctggtcccaccacttaatggcaaatagaaggggaaaacgtgtaaacagtgacatattttcttttcctgggctccaaaatcactgtggatagtgactgtagccatgaaattaaaacactcttgccccttggaagaaaaagctatgacaaacctagacagcatattaaaaagcagagatatcactttctcAAGAaaagtctgtagagtcaaagctgtagtttttcccgtagtcatgtacagttgtgagagttggaccataaagaagattgagtgccaaagaattgatgctctcgaattgtggtgctgaagactcttgagagtcccttggactgcaaggagatcaaaccattcgatcctaaaggaaatcaaccctgaatattcattggaaggactggtgctgaagctgaagctccagtcctttgacaaactgatctgaagaactgactgattggaaaatatcctgatgctgggaaagactgagggcaggaggagaagggggcgacagaggatgagatgactggatggcatcactgtctcaatggacatgcgtttgagcaagctccatgagatggtgaaggacagggaagcttgatatgctgcagttcctggggtcgccAAGAGCCAGGCACaatttggtgactaaacaacacctgGTAGGGTTGTAAATAGTAAATGAGCTAATACTTTAGAAAGTGTGTAGATAGAACAGCCCCTGCCCATATTGTGTATTCAGTAAATGCTACCCATTACCACTATTGGTCAGAGTTTCACATTGCCTGTATATTTTATCTGTCTCGGCAACCAACATTCTATAATAATCTATTGACTAAGCAACTATAGAAAAAGTTCTTGTATTTCAAACCCCTTACTGATCAGactgcagattaaaaaaaagactgcagATTTTCGGACCAAGGTTAAATTTGAGACTTTACTTCAGTTCAATTTGTTATCAGCTGAATGTTTTGAATGATTTCATTCCATGAAAACGTAAATCAGATGCGTGAAGATTAAATTGGGAGCATATTTGTAAAAGGCCTTTTTGAActagaaaatttatgaaaatgtgGGATATTTTTCCAACACTGTTAAGAGCTAGACAATTCCTTCAGTTACAATACGATCTTTCCTCTTCAAGTAAAATTTCGCCtcttcagcaaagtgatttcccCCTTGGTGGTTCAAAAGCTCAAATGAAACCAATTTAAcaggaataattttaaaataataatgaagacaTATGGATAGTCTACCATGGGGCAAAGTTCTGAAGATGTTGAAATGACTGTAAAACATTAAGAACCAAATGTTGACATCTATTATCAATCTTAGGAAATCATTTAGTTCAGTCCTCCCAAAGATTCTGTTAAATAAGATGTTAGACGTCCTTCAATGCCGAAGAAATTTATTCATATGTCCAAGAAGAGCAaatttaggaaaaacaaaagctgCCCTTGCTTTTGACCACAAGTTAGGAATTTTCTATCATTGGTGCAGCGCGTGAAAACAAGATTCAACTTTCTTGACTTGGCTATTTCTACGGGGCCTTGAAAATCTAAAATATTGCAAACAATTGGACTCACTGCTTAATTCTTCCCGTACCTCAACGAATTCCTTCCAAGAAGTGTGCATATTTCAAGATGCCAATTTGGAAAAACAGAGACGGATCTTACACAAAATGCAATTGAACACACGGCTCGAAGCCTTTTGCTGTGCTGTTTTTAAACCAGAGGAGGGGGATAGGAGAACTAAGCTTAAAACACCCGAAGTAGCAGCTATCAAACAAGTGTTCTAGAGCGCTGGGCGTTCCTAGGGGAGGGAGCCACTAGCGGAGGGTGCAAAGACACAGCAAGCGGACTCTTTCCCATTGACACTGCTGAGACGCCACCATCCCTACATATTCCTACACGTGGCTCCCGACCCCGTGTGCGGTCACCAGGGAGCTCTGGAGAGAGAAGCGCCCCGGGGACATCACGCTCAGCTCCCAGCTCGGCCCACTAGGGGCCCCCGACACGCCAGCTTCTGGGAGGGGCGGGGAAGAGAGAGGGCGTTTTCTGCCCGGATTCCAGTGGGAAAACAAGGAAAAGAGGAGGCGGTTGCGCAACCTGGGCTTGGGGTGCGGCTCCGGAAACAAAGAGCGCGAACAGCCGAGGCTCTGCAAATGCACCCAAATCAACACCGGGGCTGAGCACTACTGCATAAGGGCACGCAGGTTTCTCGAAGCCAATCCAGCGCTACAGGATCACAAGTGCTATCTCGCAGCACCCAGGACTCTGCATTGTAAACAAACGCCCGGGCTGCTCGAACCCAGGGACATTTGAAAACTATCGCTTCTCGTCGGGTATTAGCTCAGCCTCAAGCGAACGCCCTAATCCGGAGCGTTAGCGGCGGCTGCGGCCGGCTCGCTCCTCAACCGAGCTTGGTCCTTTCCCTTGGTCCCGCCCCACTGCTCAGCGCGGATAGGTGGCGGGGAGCAATTCTGGCGCTGATTGGGCGGCGGCAAAGTCGCTCATGGAGACTGTAAGTGGGGGTGCCCTAGCGTGCTAAATTTATCTTCAGACAAGCGACCGCGCCAGCCGCGAATCGGATGTCTATGGAGGTGGCATAGGCGATATCCCTGAGCTGAGAGCATCGCCCGGCCCCCCGAATCCTTCTtccctctgttttgtttttcattttcccccttcctccccccctcccccctccagtCCGCGACGACTGGCTCTTGACCCCGTTCAGGCCTCGGTGAAGGTGAGGACCAGAGCCGCCGTGGCGGCTGAGTGGTGCGCTCTGAAATGGCCGCTGCTGTGAGCTTTGTAAAATGGCGGGCGCCGGCTCTGCTGGGGACCGCGGCGCTGCTCTGCAGCCCAGCCGCAGCAGAGACCATTCTCTTCATCGCTGAtagagatgaaagagaaagatagtGTCGGGTTCTGAGACGGTTTCCTGTGGTTGTTAGCTAAGGCGACCGCCCGGGGACGCGAGAGGAGTTCCGTAGGCGAGGGTGGACTCCCACAGGAAGCCAGCCCCAGCTGTGGCTGGCAGCGCGCACCTGTGACAAGGAGGAGCCGAGGGATATAGCTGGCTGGGCAGCCCATCGAAGTGACCGTTTTAAAAAGCACTTAGGTACTCGATGGGGTGTCCGTGCCCACTTCCTACCTCAGCCTTTTGAACAGTCTGCACTCCACCCCAGCCCTCCTGCCCCAAGGGTATTGTTCAGAGCAGGAACCACCCGAGGGAGGGGGTGAATGGATGGTGTTACCGGTCAGTTTAGCCAGAAGAGACAAAAGATGAGGGTTCCCCCCCGGTCCTTTTCAGGGAGTCAAATAGAAACTTTACTCTTTAGGGAGTCCAGTCTCTTTGTCCTTGAGAGATTCAGGCGAGCACCTCTGAAAAGGTGGAGATTAGGCCCTCCTTCCTGAAAACAAAGCGCACCACTCCGTTGTGCCCTTCCCTAGCAGCAAGGGAGAGGGATTGTAAACTTTTAGGTCACCCATTGACTCCACGAAGTTCTCTGCAACTAAGGGCCATTCAGGACTGTGGTAGAACAGTCTGCTCTTTTGCTGCCAATAATGAAGGTGTACGGCATTCTGCTGCCAGTTTGAGACCCTCGACTTTCTGGCAATAGTAATCCATTGTATAGATCATTCATTTATCTGTGCACCATCCAACTCCTGGTCCCAGATTTTTAGTGCTTGTGAAATTAAGATATTTGGGGACACACAAGCAATGACTAGGCACTTGGGATCTGCAGTCGAACTTTCTGGGTATGTTCTTAGTTCTTCACAGATGCGTTAACTTAGCAGGGGACTTAAGCTCCCATTTGTTCATCCTTAAAGGATTATTAATAATAGCCCCTAACTCCCAAGTtcgttttgaggattaaatgagctcatCTGTGAGGGATTTCGCAGTTACTGGCATATGGTAAACAATGATCACTCAGTGAATGTTAGTAACCTTAAGGAATCTTGGTTATTGAGACAAGAGTGGTTATAACAAAAAGGCATAGTTCTTGTAACGTTTCGGTGTATAATTCCATTTTAGATTACTTAAGATGCTTAGTTATAGAGACATTAAGTTGTGGCTATACTTGAAAAAGTTAGGTTTAGTTTCTGAGAGTTTTATGTCTTTCTATGAGTCAGTGGATGGGGAAGCAtttcaaaacaatgaaattacCAGAGTATTAAATAGGATAAAATATTAGCACTTTTATTATGTTAGACGTCTATTTCGGTCTAAGATCTGCCTTTCAGTGAGGAATCATTTGCACTGCCCGGCTCTAAAATAAATTGTAAAGAATGGTCATCTTAGAGGTTTGTAGCTAGTTCTATTTTTACAgtgtctaattttaatttttctcattctaGGCTTTGGTTACTCCCCTTCCACCCTAtcccttaattttatttttttgaagagtcTGCATTTCAAGCTTCCAAGGTGGAGAGTGATTGCAGAAGAGAGTGCTCCTCATTTCAGGTATCTTACCCTCTAGCTGTTAATAGGAAAACCCTTTTGATTCAGGATCTAATAAAAGAATCCAAAGATTACTCTGTAGCCAAATCATGAAGTTTAAATCAAAAGTAACTACATTTAGATAGACACTAAAGTTGAATGCCTTTAACCTTATAAAGCTAGTATTCTTTAGAAGTCCTAAAATTTGCATTACCATTCCATTttatgatgctttttaaaaagtattgtgTGAGGAATAAACCTATTAAAATGAGAGTTTATGTTTTCTTTAGGTCCTTGTTAAGCCTTCACCTAAAGAATAATGGGATGCTGAGTACTTAGTAAAATATATGCATTATTTTGAATGAGTCTAATTTgggataatataaatatttatgtaattttaagtCCAAAGAAATAGTAGCTAATTTTTGGATTAcactttatttttcagtgttaacacacaatatttatatataacagaATTCTATATCTTGCAAAACTTTGAActgtttgtgtgtttttgaaGTAGCTGGTCAGAATAGTTGTGAGCCCTGAAAGAAGCCTTAAGATGTGAAACAGTGTCAACAATGAGTGTATCTAATGGCAGTAGGCATCAGAAAGCTAAGAGATTCCAAGATACTGTGTACAGTGAAAGAGTATACAGTGGGTGATTATTGCCCCATGCTGCCTGTTTTTGGAAATAGagatttattggaacacagctgtgCCCTTCTAatgtattgtctatggctgctgccATTCTCCAActacagagttgagtagttgtaaTAGAGACCATATGGCTCATCAGGTAAAAAACATTTATCATATGGTACTTTATGGGAAAAATTGGCCAACCCTGCCATGGGACCTCAAGATCCCTTCCTTAAAAATACACTTATcagctctttattatttcttgGTCCAATGGTTCCCAAACTATGTTTTATAGAGTATTAGTGTTAGCTAAGTTAATGAGCATTGtgagaaaaagataaatgctatcaatagttttttctttataatttattttaaaatgtaagtttaaGACTACTAAACTCATTtctatagcttttatttttatgtgataaTCTACCTTTAAGAAAAGGTGTGCCATACCCGAGAGCACCAGGAAGTCGAATGAGAGATCACCTGATACACGAACGTGTGATGTTCCATCTGCGCATTGATGCATAGGCAGCATTTACAAATTAACTGATGTGTTGCTATATATCATCTCTTTGATGATTGCTCATCTTCTATGTATCCTGTCTTATAATGTCAACACATTTGTGATACTCAATGTTTATGCTAAATTAACCATGTTTTGTACCACAAATTCATTGCCTATGGATCTGTTGCTGAAACAAGGAAGCCTTAAACAAGAAGTAGAATCTTTTTGTTATCAAATTGTGTCTGAATCACATGATCAAAAGGTTGGAATATTACAAAGTGAAGATGAGCAGTTGCAGCCTTCAGTTTCTAAAAATTCAGAAGGTGAGCTTTCCAGGGTTAAATTTATGTCCAATTCCAACAAAATAACTACTTTTAGtaagaaaccaaaaagaagaaaatatgatgAAAGTTATTTGTCTTTTGGATTTACTTACTTTGGAAATAGAGATGCACCTCATGCTCAGTGTGTATTATGTAAGAAAATTTTATCAAATAGCTCTTTGGCCCCTAGTAAGCTTCGAAGACATTTGGAAACTAAACATGCTGCATATAAAGACAAAGACATAAGTTTTTTCAAACAACATCTTGATTCACCTGAAAATAATAAACCCCCAACACCTAAAATTGTCAATACAGATAATGAAAGTGCTACAGAAGCATCATACAATGTAAGTTACCATATAGCCCTGAGTGGAGAGGCTCATACTATTGGAGAATTGCTTATCAAGCCTTGTGCAAAAGATGTCGTGATGCGGATGTTTGACGAACAGTATAGTAAAAAAATAGACGCAGTACAGCTATCAAACAGTACCGTTGCTCGTCGAATTAAGGATCTAGCTGCTGACATTGAAGAGGAACTTGTTTgtagactgaaaatttgtgatgGGTTTTCACTGCAACTAGATGAATCAGCTGATGTTTCAGGACTTGCCGTGCTGCTTGTGTTTGTTCGTTACAGGTTTAATAAGTCTATTGAGGAAGACCTACTCTTATGTGAATCTTTGCAAAGTAATGCCACTGGTGAAGAAATTTTCAACTGCATCAACAGTTTTATGCAGAAACATGAAATTGAATGGGAAAAATGTGTTgatgtttgtagtgatgcttctagGGCAATGGATGGGAAAATTGCTGAGGCTGTCACCTTGATAAAATATGTGGCTCCCGAAAGCACCAGTAGTCACTGCCTATTATATAGACATGCACTAGCAGTTAAAACAATGCCTACGTCTCTGAAAAATGTGCTAGATCA comes from Dama dama isolate Ldn47 chromosome 1, ASM3311817v1, whole genome shotgun sequence and encodes:
- the ZBED5 gene encoding zinc finger BED domain-containing protein 5 — protein: MIAHLLCILSYNVNTFVILNVYAKLTMFCTTNSLPMDLLLKQGSLKQEVESFCYQIVSESHDQKVGILQSEDEQLQPSVSKNSEGELSRVKFMSNSNKITTFSKKPKRRKYDESYLSFGFTYFGNRDAPHAQCVLCKKILSNSSLAPSKLRRHLETKHAAYKDKDISFFKQHLDSPENNKPPTPKIVNTDNESATEASYNVSYHIALSGEAHTIGELLIKPCAKDVVMRMFDEQYSKKIDAVQLSNSTVARRIKDLAADIEEELVCRLKICDGFSLQLDESADVSGLAVLLVFVRYRFNKSIEEDLLLCESLQSNATGEEIFNCINSFMQKHEIEWEKCVDVCSDASRAMDGKIAEAVTLIKYVAPESTSSHCLLYRHALAVKTMPTSLKNVLDQAVQIINYIKARPHQSRLLKILCEEMGAQHTALLLNTEVRWLSRGKVLVRLFELRRELLVFMDSAFRLSDCLTNSSWLLRLAYLADIFTKLNEVNLSMQGKNVTVFTVFDKMSSLLRKLEFWASSVEEENFDCFPTLSDFLTEINSTVDKDICSAIVQHLRGLRSTLLKYFPVTNDSHAWVRNPFTVTVKPASLVARDYESLIDLTSDSQVKQNFSELSLNDFWSSLIQEYPSVARRAVRVLLPFATMHLCETGFSYYAATKTKYRKRLDAAPHMRIRLSNITPNIKRICDKKTQKHCSH